The nucleotide sequence CACGCGTCCCTACTCGTCTGCTACCCAACACATGCAAAGCCCAAAAAGTGAGAGATGCGCCGGTGCCCCTCATGGCCATTGTGGGGTGTCTGCCTCACGTAGCAGAGTCGGCGACCAGCttgaaaggaaaaaaacgtaggaaagagagggagaaaaaacaCACGTGGGTCTGAGAGCCACGTGAAtaaaaaggggaaaaggctGAATTGGCCCCATTCGCTTTCTCAGGGCGCGCAGCGatagcagcagccgcagaaaaACAGCACAAGAAAGCCACGGAAGAGTCAATACGACAGTGACGCCAACCTCCtatcctccacctcttcatatctttccttttttttgaGTCTCCCACATCCTTCAAACTGTtcgtccctccctctgtttttctcttcggtACACCTGAAGCACGAGCAAACAGGTCGTGCCGAGCCTCCCCGAGTCATGACCAGACTAGCTGAGGAACAGCATGCGGTGGCGGatgagaagagaacaaaagGGTAGGCGGGTTCAGTTGAAGTAGAcgtggaaagagaaaaaatagAGGAGGGTATCTGTGTCAAGACGCAGAGACGATCTGCGAAGCGAGCACACAAAGAGGAGCGGGAATGAGAACGTACGCTCGCCCTTCATGTCCGTGTAGGTATGGTGCTCATACGCCACGGAGCATTTTGGAAAGGCGAACGAATGAGAGAGGAATGCAGCGGCGTCTGATCAGCTACTCGCTCACTCAGCAAAGATACACACTATGGACCCATCAAATtgaacaacaaaaaagagagactcATGCGTTGCTTCTTTTCCACTCGCATTTTTGGACAAGCGACATTTGCGATTATCCAGCACGGTGGTGATTATTCATGCAGTAtctgtcctcctccccttccctgtcCTTCATCCCCTTTTGTTTAGTGTTGCCACGAGGGAAAACATCGCGTATTCATCTCCATTTTTTATTTCTTCAGTAGCGCACGTAGAGGACTTTTTTTTCGCGTGTTATCTCTCGTTGTGGTGCCAAAAGGGTCGTAACGAGGCGGAAGAAATTaggtgtggaggagaaacgcagacgcacacacacacatatatatatatgaaAGCATACATTAAAGTCTACATGTACGCCACAAGCTGAATCGAAATGAAGACGAGAAAGAGGCTGATGATCAAATGGCGCACGatcggtggcggtgaagcATTGTCGTTAGGGTCCTCCGCCAAAGGAACTGCGGAAGCTGAGTGCGTGGCGGCTGGTTGCGTCCGTGCCTGGTTCGGCCtgtccgctgccgcctcatGCTCTGCCTGACTCGTGTTCGCCGGCTCCGGGTGGCCACGCAGGCGATTGAACCAGCGTGCCGACATCTGTGCCCACTCGCGCCACGGCGCGTAGTGGTACAGGGTCCATATCGCCACAATGAGAATAGAGAAGAGCACCCCTGTACCACCACTGAAAAAGAAGATGCCACTGCCCATGGTCAGCGGCATGCTACCGCGATTTATATGGACATTCTGAAActggtgacgctgctgcgggcggGGGTGAGGCGGCGCACGATCAGCACTTGGGCgcgggtggtgctgctgttgctctggCTCTTGATGGTGTTGTGAGGACCCCTGCGCCGCATTGCGTGCGTTTCGAGCGGGGGCAAAACTGTAAGCACTAGGGCGGCTAAAAAATGCCCTCTGTGCCGGGTCAGCAACGGACGTAGCACTCTTATTGGCGGATGTCGAGgatgtcgccgtcgtcgctggtgcggaggtggtgcCCTGGTCACTGCCCGCCTTTGCTGCTGGCTGTCGGCCCTTACCGTACAAGGGAATGATGTCGCCACTCATCCGCTCATCGACGCGGCCTTTGCAAACTGGACATTCTGGCGCGCCAGCCGCGCTGTGCAGCCAGTGGTCGAGGCATTCCCAGCAGAAGAGGTGGCCGCAGCGGGTGACGACAGGCTCTGTGGCGATGTCGAGGCAGATGGCACACGAAAAGTCCATCGCAGGAACGCTAGTAGACGCCATCGGTTTCAATCGACACAAGCA is from Leishmania panamensis strain MHOM/PA/94/PSC-1 chromosome 35 sequence and encodes:
- a CDS encoding hypothetical protein (TriTrypDB/GeneDB-style sysID: LpmP.35.2000), which produces MASTSVPAMDFSCAICLDIATEPVVTRCGHLFCWECLDHWLHSAAGAPECPVCKGRVDERMSGDIIPLYGKGRQPAAKAGSDQGTTSAPATTATSSTSANKSATSVADPAQRAFFSRPSAYSFAPARNARNAAQGSSQHHQEPEQQQHHPRPSADRAPPHPRPQQRHQFQNVHINRGSMPLTMGSGIFFFSGGTGVLFSILIVAIWTLYHYAPWREWAQMSARWFNRLRGHPEPANTSQAEHEAAADRPNQARTQPAATHSASAVPLAEDPNDNASPPPIVRHLIISLFLVFISIQLVAYM